A single region of the Saprospiraceae bacterium genome encodes:
- a CDS encoding DJ-1/PfpI family protein, translated as MKKGFLCLLFLGLYQCSTIDSDQQNIVHVPYRSPELAPGRLNIAFLIMDGVYNTELTAPYDIFQHTIFRDSIQSMNTFLVANTLDPVTTFEGIRLLPDFDYLKDTLPKIDVLVVPSAAHHLDTDLEDEAMIAFVQRVDKEAQFITSHCDGAFVLAKAGLLDQVVCTTFPSDIDAMRKMFPHLDIREGVLFVHDGKYITSAGGAKSFEAALYLCELLYGKEVAKRLAQGLVIDWNLEALPHLVVTKK; from the coding sequence ATGAAAAAAGGATTTTTATGTTTACTGTTTTTGGGTCTTTACCAATGCAGTACAATTGATTCCGACCAACAAAATATTGTTCATGTTCCTTATCGTAGCCCCGAACTCGCCCCTGGGCGCTTAAATATCGCCTTCCTGATCATGGATGGCGTTTACAATACGGAGCTTACGGCTCCTTACGATATCTTTCAGCACACCATTTTTCGGGATAGCATTCAGTCCATGAATACTTTTTTGGTGGCAAATACGCTCGACCCGGTCACGACTTTTGAAGGAATTCGACTTTTGCCAGACTTTGATTACCTAAAAGACACCTTGCCTAAAATTGATGTGTTGGTTGTGCCGAGTGCGGCGCATCACCTAGATACAGACCTTGAAGATGAAGCGATGATTGCCTTTGTACAGCGGGTAGATAAGGAGGCTCAATTTATCACTTCGCATTGTGATGGTGCCTTTGTATTGGCTAAAGCAGGTCTATTGGATCAGGTGGTTTGTACTACCTTCCCTAGCGACATTGATGCCATGCGCAAAATGTTTCCTCATTTGGATATCCGAGAGGGGGTGTTGTTTGTGCACGATGGTAAATATATCACTTCTGCTGGTGGCGCTAAATCCTTTGAGGCAGCGCTTTATCTTTGCGAATTACTGTATGGTAAGGAGGTTGCCAAGCGGCTGGCACAGGGCTTGGTAATTGATTGGAACCTGGAGGCGCTACCGCATTTGGTAGTAACAAAGAAATAG
- a CDS encoding helix-turn-helix transcriptional regulator, protein MAYTEPSLDTWTSLFLLVASQGLFLSFLLFLTMRKQERSNIWLGLIMFFFAITLVDYVGYWTRYNYFFPRFAGIHGPIVFLFGPLLYNYLRQLDDVSYGFRNSWKHFVPFLLVLCYRLPFFALPNTEKIRLLQGDFTLMATLPLLPYNFSIFTGLCIFHLAIYSFLIYSLWAKKALSRPSDSRAVIIQNMWYKVLWQLYTGFVASYFLYFVLVQTGFFTRAQDYVIAFSMSLFIYTVGYLGYRKPAIFGGRVLERVFLPEKYRHSSLTAAAGQSILKKLLQHMQVTKPYLENEFRMNDLANQLDISPHHLSQVINEKLNMKFSDFVNAYRIEEAKKLLSDPALKHKYIIDIAYTAGFNNKTTFNKTFKDQTGMSPTAFRKQQFGNTSTAIAS, encoded by the coding sequence ATGGCGTACACCGAACCCTCACTGGACACCTGGACCTCCTTATTTTTATTGGTAGCAAGTCAAGGCCTTTTTCTCTCCTTTTTGTTGTTTCTAACTATGCGAAAGCAAGAACGTTCCAATATTTGGTTGGGATTAATCATGTTCTTTTTTGCGATTACTTTGGTAGATTATGTAGGTTATTGGACTCGATACAATTATTTTTTCCCTCGTTTTGCAGGGATTCATGGACCGATTGTATTCCTGTTTGGCCCCTTATTGTACAATTACCTTAGGCAATTGGATGATGTTTCTTATGGATTTCGAAATAGTTGGAAGCATTTTGTCCCTTTTTTGTTGGTGTTGTGCTATCGCTTACCTTTTTTTGCTTTGCCCAATACTGAGAAAATTCGCCTATTGCAAGGCGATTTCACCTTAATGGCTACCCTGCCCCTGTTGCCATATAATTTTTCCATATTTACAGGCTTATGTATTTTTCATCTGGCTATATACAGTTTTCTGATCTATAGCCTTTGGGCCAAAAAGGCACTTTCGAGGCCGTCTGATAGTCGCGCCGTGATTATTCAAAACATGTGGTATAAAGTGTTGTGGCAATTGTATACAGGTTTTGTGGCTAGTTATTTCCTTTATTTTGTACTGGTCCAGACCGGGTTTTTTACCCGTGCACAGGATTATGTGATTGCTTTTAGCATGTCATTATTTATTTACACAGTAGGGTATTTGGGGTATAGGAAACCTGCTATCTTCGGGGGGAGGGTACTTGAACGGGTTTTTCTCCCCGAAAAATACCGGCATTCTTCTTTAACAGCTGCTGCGGGTCAGTCTATTTTGAAAAAATTGCTCCAGCATATGCAGGTCACAAAGCCTTACCTTGAGAATGAGTTTAGAATGAATGACTTGGCAAACCAATTGGACATCAGCCCTCATCACCTGTCTCAGGTAATCAATGAAAAACTAAATATGAAATTTTCAGATTTTGTAAATGCCTATCGTATAGAAGAGGCAAAAAAACTATTGTCTGATCCAGCCCTTAAACATAAATATATTATTGACATAGCCTATACTGCGGGATTCAATAACAAAACGACCTTTAATAAGACCTTTAAAGACCAGACCGGAATGTCTCCAACCGCGTTTCGTAAACAGCAATTTGGCAATACTTCTACGGCTATTGCGTCCTAA
- a CDS encoding outer membrane beta-barrel family protein, whose translation MMKNYRKLFTALLFLMFGYGMSIAQSGPAESDSFTDERAVIVGKVISADGNQPLEFAAISLYTKKDSVLVTGGVTNEKGEFSIDANPGSYYAKVEFISFKVTIIEDIVVDEGQRKVDIGTIVLSSDATVLAEVEVRAEKSTMQMSLDKRVFNVGKDLANRGSSVTELLDNVPSVSVDIDGNVSLRGRDNVRILINGKPSGLIGNGDANGLRQLPANMIDRIEVITNPSARYDAAGMTGIINIVLRKENEKGLNGSFDVNAGNPDNFGTAINLNYRQPKLNLFANVGINYRRSPGDRNLYQEFYRNDTTFILVETGDRLRGGLSNTYRFGMDYYFSPKSTLTGAFSLRNSNEDNFSTLTYEDFLYSLDNPTRITRRTDDERETETDLEYSLNYKKTTDRKGEELTLDFQYEENIETETSDFLEQYFASDQSATGKEDLLQRSGNKEAVKRYLIQTDYVLPIGEEGKFETGYRGSIRIIDNSYLVEEFEDNVWQNLVGLSNDFLYNENIHGLYFSLGNKIHKFSYLVGLRGEYSDVRTELVNTKEVNDRNYFNLFPTAHLTYDLAQQNAIQISYSRRINRPRFHDLNPFFSYSNPRNFYGGNPNLDPEFTHSFEIGHIKYWEKASLSSSLYYRYSTGVIERIKTIDEVGNTYTVPMNLATENAYGLEVTYSMTPYKWWRLNGDLNFYRSLTDGNNVGANLSADNLSWFGRMTSMMTIKKKLDFQLRFNYRAAQTTTQGKQKSMSNLDLALSQDILKNKATVTFSVNDLFNSQLRRFISYGDNFFSEGSYRWRRRQIMLSFNYRLNQNKKKGGDRGGREDGGGDFGGGEF comes from the coding sequence ATGATGAAAAATTACAGAAAACTTTTTACTGCCCTATTATTTTTGATGTTTGGCTATGGTATGTCGATTGCCCAAAGCGGACCAGCGGAGTCCGATTCTTTCACGGATGAACGAGCTGTTATTGTTGGAAAGGTTATTAGTGCAGATGGGAATCAACCTTTAGAATTTGCTGCTATCTCTTTATACACCAAAAAAGACAGCGTCCTGGTAACCGGTGGAGTGACCAATGAAAAAGGGGAGTTTTCTATAGATGCTAATCCTGGCAGCTATTATGCCAAAGTTGAATTCATCTCTTTTAAAGTAACTATAATAGAGGATATTGTAGTAGATGAAGGGCAGCGAAAAGTGGACATAGGAACGATTGTGTTATCATCCGATGCGACTGTTTTAGCCGAGGTGGAAGTAAGAGCCGAGAAAAGTACGATGCAAATGTCGCTGGACAAGCGGGTTTTTAATGTGGGAAAAGATTTAGCCAATAGAGGTAGTTCCGTTACGGAGCTTTTGGATAATGTACCTTCTGTGAGTGTTGATATTGATGGAAATGTGAGTTTAAGAGGCAGAGATAATGTACGAATATTAATCAACGGAAAACCTTCAGGGTTGATTGGTAATGGTGATGCCAATGGCCTGCGTCAGTTGCCCGCTAACATGATTGACCGGATTGAGGTGATAACGAACCCTTCGGCGCGTTATGATGCAGCGGGAATGACGGGGATCATTAACATAGTACTCCGAAAAGAAAATGAAAAAGGCCTTAATGGTTCTTTTGATGTTAATGCAGGAAACCCTGACAATTTTGGGACGGCTATTAACCTCAATTACCGTCAACCCAAGCTTAACCTATTTGCCAATGTAGGCATAAATTACCGAAGAAGCCCAGGAGATAGAAACCTCTATCAGGAGTTTTATCGCAACGATACGACCTTTATCCTTGTAGAAACGGGCGATAGACTAAGGGGGGGCTTATCCAATACTTATCGCTTTGGTATGGATTATTATTTTAGCCCTAAAAGTACTTTGACCGGTGCCTTTTCCCTGAGGAATAGTAATGAGGACAATTTTTCTACTTTGACTTATGAAGACTTTCTATACAGTTTGGATAATCCAACGCGTATCACCCGGCGAACAGATGATGAAAGAGAAACGGAAACGGATTTGGAGTACTCACTGAATTACAAAAAGACCACCGACCGAAAGGGAGAGGAACTTACCCTTGATTTTCAGTATGAAGAAAACATAGAAACGGAAACCTCCGATTTTCTGGAGCAATATTTTGCCTCCGATCAATCTGCCACTGGAAAGGAAGATTTATTACAACGTTCAGGAAACAAAGAGGCTGTAAAGCGCTATTTAATTCAGACTGATTATGTTTTACCCATCGGTGAAGAAGGCAAATTTGAAACGGGGTACCGTGGGTCGATCCGAATCATTGATAATAGTTATTTAGTAGAAGAGTTTGAGGATAATGTATGGCAAAATCTGGTAGGGTTAAGTAATGACTTTTTATATAATGAAAACATACATGGTTTGTATTTTTCTTTGGGGAATAAAATCCATAAATTCTCTTATTTAGTAGGGTTGAGGGGGGAGTATTCCGATGTTCGTACTGAATTGGTGAATACCAAGGAGGTGAATGACCGCAATTATTTTAATTTATTTCCGACGGCGCATCTTACCTATGATCTAGCGCAACAAAATGCAATACAAATTAGCTACAGCCGGCGAATCAATCGTCCACGCTTTCATGACCTGAATCCATTTTTCTCTTATAGCAACCCTCGTAATTTCTATGGTGGAAATCCTAACTTAGATCCAGAATTTACCCATTCGTTCGAAATTGGGCATATCAAGTATTGGGAAAAAGCTTCTTTGAGCTCTTCTCTTTATTATCGATATTCTACAGGGGTTATTGAGCGTATCAAAACCATCGATGAAGTAGGAAATACCTATACGGTACCAATGAACCTGGCAACAGAAAATGCTTATGGGTTGGAGGTGACCTATTCCATGACACCCTATAAATGGTGGCGATTGAATGGCGATTTGAATTTCTATCGATCCTTAACGGATGGCAATAATGTCGGAGCTAATTTATCTGCGGATAACCTCAGCTGGTTTGGGCGAATGACGTCTATGATGACTATCAAAAAGAAGTTGGACTTCCAGCTGCGGTTCAACTACCGCGCGGCACAGACCACTACGCAAGGCAAACAAAAATCCATGTCTAATTTGGATTTAGCGCTTAGTCAGGACATCCTTAAAAATAAAGCAACGGTTACCTTTAGTGTAAATGATTTGTTTAATTCTCAATTGCGGAGGTTTATTTCATATGGCGATAATTTCTTTTCCGAAGGGTCCTACCGCTGGCGCAGAAGACAAATTATGCTTTCTTTTAACTACCGACTAAACCAAAATAAGAAGAAAGGGGGTGATCGTGGCGGACGTGAAGATGGTGGTGGTGATTTCGGCGGTGGCGAATTCTAA
- a CDS encoding RNA polymerase sigma factor, with protein sequence MNTNIHQLIIKAQSGDQAALNKLFSHWYPRVYNWGYRYFGDEEMAAEISQQAFLVMQQKLDQLKDPDSFKSWMYRTVINLCHNETRRRKIKNKAVENLTYRGQQETSPAADHLYLKKERAQQVLKALEQLPEEQRTIVIMKEYEELKFREIAEILDISENTAKSRLYYAYKAMRKFFLTQQQTKAIRYE encoded by the coding sequence TTGAATACGAACATCCATCAATTAATCATCAAGGCCCAAAGCGGCGATCAGGCTGCTTTAAACAAACTGTTCTCGCATTGGTATCCCCGGGTATACAATTGGGGGTATCGCTACTTTGGCGACGAGGAGATGGCAGCAGAAATAAGCCAACAGGCCTTCTTGGTCATGCAGCAGAAATTGGATCAGCTGAAAGATCCGGATAGCTTTAAATCCTGGATGTACCGAACCGTTATCAACCTCTGTCATAATGAAACGCGAAGGAGAAAGATTAAAAACAAAGCAGTAGAAAACTTGACCTACCGAGGTCAACAAGAAACATCACCGGCTGCGGATCATTTATACTTAAAAAAAGAACGTGCCCAACAGGTATTGAAAGCCCTTGAGCAATTGCCGGAAGAACAGCGAACCATCGTTATTATGAAAGAGTATGAAGAACTGAAGTTTAGAGAAATCGCTGAGATCCTTGACATCTCGGAGAATACGGCAAAATCTAGGTTGTACTACGCCTATAAAGCAATGCGTAAATTTTTTTTGACCCAACAACAGACTAAAGCAATCAGATATGAATAA
- a CDS encoding NCS2 family permease, with translation MDNFFQLTAHGTNFRTEFIAGLTTFLTMSYIIFVNPAILSKAGMDTESVLVATCIASAIGTLIIGLYANYPFAQAPGMGLNAFFVFTVVLTLGYTWQQALAIVFLSGVLFIILTVTGLRKAIIDAIPLNLKLAIAPGIGLFIALIGLNNAGLIDMNQGPIIDIILGNETLEAGNLIAQIQNAPPQIIQLGQLSAPPVLLAIIGFALLCILMVRKVGGAMLWAILGTTLIGIPMGVTQWPDTYSLDRISLAPTAFQLDLAGLFAIPEGETVLSATLTIILVVLSFTLVDLFDTLGTLLGTAAKGDLLDENGDLPRMEKALFSDASATLIGALLGTSSVTTYIESGSGIVAGGRTGLTAVVVAVLFLFAIFLAPIAGMIPAAATSPILIMVGILMLDGIKKIDMSELSSAIPAFLLMMLMPFTYSIANGIAIGMMFYVLIQLVMGEGRKIHPILYILVGLFLLRYIMI, from the coding sequence ATGGATAATTTTTTTCAACTCACTGCACACGGAACCAATTTTCGCACCGAATTCATAGCTGGTCTGACGACATTTTTGACCATGTCTTATATCATTTTTGTCAACCCTGCCATTTTAAGCAAAGCGGGAATGGATACGGAATCGGTTCTGGTGGCAACCTGTATTGCTTCCGCGATAGGCACGCTTATCATTGGTTTGTATGCTAATTATCCTTTTGCTCAAGCGCCCGGAATGGGTTTAAATGCCTTTTTCGTTTTTACGGTGGTGCTGACCCTTGGATATACCTGGCAACAAGCACTAGCTATTGTTTTTCTCTCTGGTGTATTGTTCATAATATTAACCGTCACTGGTTTGCGAAAAGCGATTATCGATGCCATTCCCCTCAATTTGAAATTAGCTATTGCCCCGGGAATAGGCCTATTTATTGCCCTCATAGGATTGAATAATGCAGGATTGATTGATATGAATCAAGGGCCTATTATTGATATTATTTTAGGAAATGAAACATTAGAAGCTGGCAACTTGATCGCACAAATACAAAATGCGCCCCCTCAGATCATTCAACTTGGCCAATTGTCGGCTCCACCCGTTTTATTAGCCATTATTGGTTTTGCCCTATTGTGTATCCTGATGGTAAGAAAGGTTGGAGGAGCAATGCTTTGGGCCATTTTAGGGACAACCCTCATTGGCATCCCGATGGGCGTAACGCAATGGCCGGACACCTATAGCCTTGACCGCATTAGTTTAGCCCCTACTGCCTTCCAATTGGATCTGGCAGGCTTATTTGCTATACCAGAAGGAGAAACAGTTTTGAGTGCTACGCTTACGATCATCTTGGTTGTACTGAGTTTTACCCTGGTAGATTTATTTGACACTTTAGGCACCCTGTTGGGCACGGCAGCTAAGGGTGATCTGCTAGATGAGAACGGAGACCTGCCCAGGATGGAAAAGGCCTTGTTCTCTGATGCTTCTGCTACGTTGATAGGCGCTCTTTTAGGCACTTCGTCGGTCACCACCTATATTGAAAGTGGTTCGGGAATCGTGGCAGGAGGGCGAACCGGCCTTACTGCTGTAGTCGTGGCCGTTTTGTTTCTTTTTGCTATTTTCTTAGCGCCAATCGCCGGTATGATTCCCGCAGCAGCGACTTCTCCCATCTTAATCATGGTGGGGATATTGATGTTGGACGGCATCAAAAAGATTGACATGAGTGAATTGTCAAGCGCCATACCTGCCTTTTTATTGATGATGTTAATGCCTTTCACCTATAGTATTGCTAATGGCATCGCTATCGGGATGATGTTTTATGTATTAATCCAATTGGTCATGGGTGAGGGCCGCAAGATACATCCCATATTGTATATATTAGTGGGGCTTTTTTTGTTGCGATATATTATGATTTGA
- a CDS encoding purine nucleoside permease has translation MRIALPIVFYMILLLAVTACQSPTAPAALAKIPIKVVIVSMFEAGNDTGDRPGEFQFWVERLPLPASFPFPQGYRQLRYNPDLQVLGIMTGIGNTKSAASIMALGLDDRFDLSKAYWLVAGIAGIDPADAPTASAAWAEWLVDGDLSHEIDAREIPADWKTGYFPLRQTEPYAQPINPNNEGVVAQLNAGLVDWAYQLTKDIELPDNEDIKAMREQYVGYPAATMKPLVLKGDQLAGSTYWHGKLLTEWANDWVAYWSEGKGNFVTSAMEEMGTYHALDRLHQSGLVDKNRLLVLRTASNFSMQWPGITAQQSLAGEKLTGKGYSAYIPALESAYKVGQPVVMTLVEGWDVYAAQLPGQE, from the coding sequence ATGAGAATAGCTTTACCTATTGTTTTTTATATGATTCTTTTGCTGGCTGTGACAGCTTGCCAATCGCCGACTGCACCAGCAGCCCTCGCCAAAATACCCATAAAAGTGGTGATCGTGAGCATGTTTGAAGCGGGAAATGATACAGGGGACCGACCTGGTGAATTCCAATTTTGGGTAGAGCGATTGCCCTTACCCGCCAGTTTCCCCTTCCCCCAAGGCTATCGCCAACTCCGCTACAATCCAGACTTGCAAGTCCTAGGTATTATGACAGGGATTGGCAACACGAAATCGGCTGCCTCCATTATGGCGTTGGGGTTGGATGATCGCTTCGACCTCTCCAAGGCGTATTGGCTTGTAGCCGGGATTGCAGGGATAGATCCGGCAGATGCACCCACTGCTTCTGCGGCCTGGGCAGAGTGGCTCGTCGATGGCGACCTTTCTCATGAGATAGACGCCCGGGAAATTCCTGCTGACTGGAAAACGGGCTATTTTCCCCTCCGCCAAACGGAGCCTTATGCTCAACCTATTAATCCCAATAATGAAGGGGTCGTGGCTCAGCTCAATGCCGGCCTGGTGGATTGGGCCTACCAACTAACCAAAGACATAGAACTCCCTGATAATGAGGATATCAAAGCTATGCGGGAGCAATATGTTGGCTATCCGGCCGCTACGATGAAGCCGCTCGTACTCAAAGGTGACCAGCTAGCAGGCAGTACCTATTGGCATGGCAAGTTGCTGACAGAATGGGCCAATGACTGGGTAGCCTATTGGTCCGAAGGGAAAGGCAACTTTGTCACCTCAGCCATGGAAGAGATGGGGACCTACCATGCCCTGGATCGTTTGCACCAAAGCGGGTTGGTCGACAAAAATCGCCTGCTCGTTCTCCGGACGGCTTCGAATTTTAGCATGCAATGGCCTGGCATCACTGCCCAACAGAGCTTGGCTGGCGAAAAATTGACAGGGAAAGGCTATTCTGCATATATTCCTGCCCTAGAATCAGCCTACAAGGTAGGCCAACCCGTCGTGATGACGCTTGTAGAGGGCTGGGATGTCTATGCAGCGCAGTTACCAGGGCAGGAGTGA
- a CDS encoding c-type cytochrome → MKKVLKVLGILLGVIILVIALVATYNQFAPIPSYEVNAPDLKVEPDSTRLARGAKIVGTTCTFCHSGQSDKLDGKLLEDDPAFGTIYTANITQHPEHGIGKYTDGELLYLFRTGIKRNGQLAMPMMSRLPHISDEDIYSIIAYLRSDAPELKASEQAWPEPKLGFVGKALSRLVFKPLPYEGQSIPPQDTQNLVVYGKYLATDMLECYNCHSASFETNNVLEPEKSAGYFGGGNKIEMKGKGLIYSPNITMHKEKGIGAWTEAQFVEAVKNRKRPNGASLNPIMPDYSKLSDQEIKAIWAYLQTVPVLDNDVFLIASGEAK, encoded by the coding sequence ATGAAAAAAGTACTTAAAGTATTAGGCATTCTACTAGGTGTAATCATATTGGTTATTGCACTGGTAGCCACCTATAACCAATTTGCACCTATTCCCTCGTATGAAGTTAATGCTCCCGACCTCAAAGTGGAACCCGATTCCACCCGACTGGCGAGAGGGGCTAAGATCGTAGGTACGACTTGTACCTTTTGTCACAGTGGTCAATCCGATAAACTGGATGGCAAATTACTGGAGGATGACCCCGCCTTTGGCACCATCTATACGGCAAATATTACCCAACACCCAGAACATGGCATCGGCAAGTATACGGATGGTGAGTTACTTTATCTCTTCCGAACCGGTATCAAACGAAATGGCCAGCTAGCCATGCCAATGATGTCCCGACTACCTCATATATCAGATGAAGATATTTACAGCATTATTGCTTACCTCCGCTCTGATGCGCCGGAGCTAAAGGCTTCTGAGCAAGCATGGCCTGAACCCAAACTCGGCTTTGTTGGCAAAGCGCTTTCGCGCCTCGTCTTCAAACCGCTACCCTATGAAGGGCAAAGCATTCCGCCACAGGATACACAAAACCTGGTGGTCTATGGCAAATATTTAGCAACGGATATGCTGGAGTGTTACAATTGCCACTCAGCTAGTTTTGAAACCAATAATGTTTTGGAACCCGAAAAATCTGCTGGCTATTTTGGTGGAGGAAATAAAATCGAAATGAAGGGAAAGGGCTTAATCTATAGCCCCAATATTACCATGCACAAAGAAAAAGGAATTGGAGCCTGGACCGAAGCTCAATTCGTTGAGGCTGTAAAAAACCGCAAGCGGCCCAATGGTGCAAGCCTAAACCCCATCATGCCAGATTATTCAAAATTGAGCGACCAAGAAATTAAAGCCATTTGGGCTTACCTGCAAACAGTTCCCGTTTTGGATAATGATGTATTCCTAATTGCAAGTGGAGAAGCAAAGTAG